One Lytechinus variegatus isolate NC3 chromosome 11, Lvar_3.0, whole genome shotgun sequence DNA segment encodes these proteins:
- the LOC121423434 gene encoding uncharacterized protein LOC121423434: protein MATPSYSKVMQSRKLWDGSRGTTLPPVAPTSKKPEGRPRPGLHQVQPPGQSKQRGIHNRGGLELPNSGRRRSMSFDDAYFQKAFAAQGQSHRNFGVSRPRAETNASRQIPSGNNSTIKEWDNWSDNGHIHGHKGTSALSLPGFNSHRDLQGEVRIRHPVMSMYKRSTYPYHTDSSSSLITPSSDYYFGYKGRGRHCHQFLEETGVKHENTYRMDPRNNFHQVEGTIRRMMEDYLESTLDSLSANSSATAEEAAHAAKGLVESIKHQVKLQRLARYKIISLATICLKSGQDLVSSSRCVWDTKTDGFLSVTKQNKDWFGEVTVYAVYHE, encoded by the coding sequence ATGGCAACACCAAGTTACAGTAAGGTAATGCAGTCAAGGAAGCTGTGGGATGGTAGTCGTGGTACCACCCTACCTCCTGTAGCTCCAACATCCAAGAAACCTGAGGGTAGACCTAGACCAGGTCTTCATCAAGTCCAACCTCCAGGACAGTCCAAACAAAGGGGTATCCACAATCGAGGGGGGTTGGAGCTGCCAAACAGTGGCAGACGTAGATCAATGTCTTTTGATGATGCATATTTCCAGAAAGCATTTGCAGCACAGGGGCAGTCTCATCGCAACTTTGGGGTGTCACGTCCAAGAGCCGAGACAAATGCCTCAAGGCAGATTCCTTCAGGTAACAACAGTACCATCAAAGAGTGGGATAATTGGTCAGACAATGGTCATATCCATGGCCACAAGGGGACTTCAGCTCTGTCCCTTCCTGGCTTTAACAGCCACAGGGATCTCCAAGGAGAGGTTCGCATTCGCCATCCAGTGATGTCCATGTACAAGCGCAGTACATACCCCTATCACACAGACTCTTCAAGTAGCCTAATCACACCAAGCTCAGACTACTATTTTGGGTACAAGGGTAGGGGCAGACACTGCCATCAGTTCTTGGAAGAAACGGGAGTGAAGCATGAGAATACGTATCGTATGGATCCTAGGAACAACTTCCATCAGGTGGAGGGAACTATCCGCAGGATGATGGAAGACTACTTGGAGAGCACCCTTGACAGCCTCTCTGCAAACTCATCAGCTACTGCAGAAGAAGCTGCTCATGCTGCCAAAGGGTTGGTAGAGTCTATCAAACACCAGGTGAAACTGCAGCGATTGGCACGCTACAAGATCATCTCACTGGCAACGATATGCCTAAAATCTGGACAGGATTTAGTCAGTTCAAGCCGCTGTGTCTGGGACACCAAGACAGATGGGTTTCTGTCTGTGACGAAACAAAACAAGGATTGGTTTGGTGAAGTAACAGTTTATGCAGTGtaccatgaataa
- the LOC121423937 gene encoding protein PAXX-like: MSSAKSAARDAGADCHHFIVKNESTKYLCYTSCDKDSWILHVTTGIDVWRLAMDSSQLESHRDLADVTTNEAYFLRFSNAFRAGDITVTLQNHKVLLTVGSGPNALSYDLFEARADESKADLQRALFYFAEYSSDLKKKLTAKITQEEELALLKKQRTSTTDQGNILPDFEMKKQSGNQPKIVKQQGLSIVNPSSKKRKAAKGVEFD; this comes from the exons ATGTCTTCGGCCAAATCTGCAGCCAGAGACGCGGGGGCTGATTGTCATCATTTCATTGTGAAAAATGAATCAACCAAGTATTTATGTTACACGTCTTGCGACAAAGATTCATGGATATTACA tgtaacAACTGGCATTGATGTGTGGCGACTGGCCATGGACTCCTCACAGTTGGAATCTCAT agAGATTTGGCAGATGTGACTACAAATGAGGCTTATTTTTTAAGATTCAG CAATGCTTTCAGAGCTGGGGACATTACAGTGACACTCCAGAACCATAAAGTCCTCCTGACAGTTGGAAGTGGTCCAAATGCCCTCAGCTACGACCTTTTTGAAGCCAGGGCTGATGAGAGCAAAGCTGATTTACAGAGGGCGCTCTTCTACTTTGCAGAATATTCCAGTGATTTGAAAAAGAAACTAACAG cAAAGATCACTCAAGAAGAAGAGTTGGCATTGCTGAAGAAACAGAGGACAAGTACCACTGACCAGGGCAACATATTACCAG attttgagatgaagaagCAATCAGGAAACCAGCCCAAGATTGTCAAGCAACAAGGCCTCAGCATAGTCAACCCATCCAGTAAAAA GCGGAAAGCTGCCAAAGGGGTGGAGTTTGACTGA